The genome window GAGCCGGCGACGCCCAGCAGCGTGGTGGCGATGAGCCCCATGGACTGGTTGCCCGGCATGAGCGCGCGAGCGATGAGGCCGGCCAGAAGGCCAATAACCAGGAAAGCAATGATCCCCATGACTTCCTCCCTTGCTTAGCGGGCAGCGCTTCGTGCGTGCCCTCATGGCTAGCAAAGTGTTCCGTGCCTCCCGCCGGTACAACTTGACAGCAGGGGGTTGACAGCGAGCCTGCCTGCTCTCCGTTCATGCCTACCTGTAAGGGCGTAAAAACGTCAGGGGTTCGCGCTACACACCACCCATGGCGAAGGCGAAGACGCACTACTCCTGCCAGGCGTGCGGGTACCAGACGGCGAAGTGGCTCGGGAAGTGCCCGGACTGCGGCGCGTGGAGCTCGCTGGTGGAGGAGACGGAAGCGAAGGTGGACGACAAGCGCCCGGCGTGGGGCGCTTCGGGCGGGGCGACGCGGCCGGTGCTGCTCAAGGAGGTGAGCGGCGAGACGGAGACGCGCCGCCGCACGGGCATCGCCGAGTTCGACCGGGTGCTGGGCGGCGGCGTGGTGGGCGGCTCGCTGGTGCTGCTGGGCGGAGACCCGGGCATCGGCAAGTCCACGCTGCTCCTGGCGGCGCTGGACAAGCTGGCGCGCCACGGGCCGGTGCTCTACGTGTCGGGTGAGGAGAGCCTGCGGCAGACGAAGATGCGCGCCGAGCGGCTTCGGGTGGAGGGCGACGCCATCCACCTGTTCGCGGAGACGGACGCGGAGCGGGTGCTGGCGGCGACGGAGGCGCTGAAGCCGCAGGCGCTGGTGGTGGACTCCATCCAGACCATGTACCTGCCGGAATTGGGCAACGCGCCGGGCAGCATCACCCAGGTGCGCGAGGTGGCGGGCCGGCTGATGGCGTACGCCAAGCGCTCGGGGGTGCCCACCTTCCTGGTGGGCCACGTGACGAAGGAGGGCTCCATCGCGGGCCCGCGCGTGCTGGAGCACATGGTGGACACCGTCCTCTACTTCGAGGGCGAGCGGGGGCACCCGTTCCGAATCCTGCGGGCGCACAAGAACCGCTTCGGCTCCACCAACGAGATTGGCGTCTTCGAGATGAAGGGCGCGGGGCTGGTGGAGGTGGCGGACCCGTCCGCGCTCTTCCTGTCGGAGCGGCCGGTGGGCAAGTCCGGCAGCGTGGTGACGAGCACGCTGAACGGCACGCGGCCGCTGCTGGTGGAGGTCCAGGCGCTGGTGGCGCCCACGGGCTACGGCACCGCGCGGCGCACGGCCATCGGCGTGGACGGCAACCGGGTGGCGCTGCTGGCGGCGGTGCTGGAGAAGAAGGAGGAGATTCCGCTGGTGGGCTGCGACTTGTTCGTCAACGTGGCGGGCGGCATGCAGCTCAACGAGCCGGCGTGTGACCTCGCGGTGTGCGCGGCGCTGGTGAGCAGCCTGCAGAACCGGCCGCTGGACGCGAAGACGCTGGTGCTGGGCGAGGTGGGCCTGGCGGGCGAGGTGCGCGCGGTGGGCCAGGTGGAGCCGCGACTGGCGGAGGCCGCGAAGATGGGCTTCCAGCGCGTGGTGATGCCGGCGGGCAGCGCACGGCGGCTGGAGAAGGGCGCCTCCAAGATGCAGGTGGTGGGCGTGGAGACGCTCGGCGAGGCGCTGTCGGCGATGTTCGACTGACCAGGGCCATCAGCGCCCCATGGCTCGGCATCCTCCGTGCAGTCGCGGCACGGGATGAGAGCACTGACTCTTGCCTGCGTCTTCCTGACCACGCTGAGCACGCAAATCGCCGTGGCCGAAGAGCCGCACCCCGGCTCCGACGCCGCTCCCGTACGGCTGCTGCGGCCCGACTACCGCACCCTTCTTGGCATCACCCTGGGGAAGTCCTCCTTCGAGGAAGTCCAGCGTGAGTTCGGGCCAACCCGGGTGCTCGACCATGGAAGCGACTGCGGGCACACCCAGCGGCTCTGCTACGCGTCCAGTCACCAGGGCGACACCACGACCCTGCTCTTCAGTCGCAGTCATGGACGTGAGCTGACGGGCTTCGTCCTGCTCCACCAGCGGCCGGCAGAGCTGGCCGAAGCGGACTGCACGGCCACTCCTCGTGTGCATCGCAAGCTCACCACTGCGAGCAACTTGCGCCTGGGGCTGTCCGCTGAGCGTGTGCGGCAGGCAGTGCCCTTCTCGGCAAAGGAACTGCGGGAGAGCACCCTGCCGTATCAGAGCGTCGAGCGGCTGAGCTCCTCCGAAGAGCCCGAGGGCTTGAGCCGCTGCGTTCCCTATGAAGGGCCCCCCAGGGTTGGCACCGGGACGGAGTGCATCACCTCGAAGCTGAGCTTCGAAGCGGACAGCCTCACAGGGCTGTCCGTGGACCACCTCATTGTGTTCTGAAACGCGCGCCCGACTCCTTCGTGCGCTGCATTCGAGGGATGGCCACGGTGCACGATTGCAGCCTTGGGGCCCGGCGAGCGGACGGGCGTGCGCCGTATCACTGCAACGCTGATACAGCAGGCAAGGAAGACACTGGCCCTCCCCGGGGTCCCCAGGCGCTGTCTCGAATGAGAACCAGTGCCTTGCACTCCTGGCTGGCTTCCCTGCTGACCACCGTGCGAAGTGCCGAAATGACTCACAACGCTCCTTGAAAGTCGACGGCCGGGTTTGGTGTTTGTGGTCCCACTTGCCAGGCACCCCTTGCACGCCCGCCATCTCCGGCGCGGCGGTTGAGCAGACAGGGACCCCTTCCGCCCGTTGATGGCGGAGCAGCGGGGTCTTCTGTCGGCTCACAATCCCTGGCTGCTGGAGCCCCATGAGAAAGCAGCTCAAGTGGTTCATGTTGGCCGTTGGCGTTCAGGCCGCCGCATGCGGTGGCGCATCCGAATTTCAAGGCATGACTCCGGAGGGCGCCGCCCCGGAAGTTCCCGCCCCCGAAGCCTCTCCTCCCGACGCCACGCTCCGCACCGTCGAAGCCGCCGCGGTGGGCGACACGACGCTGTACGCCGACGCGCTCGGCACGGGCTGGGCGGACTGGTCCTGGGCCACGCGCAACCTCGCGGTGACGACGCCCGTGGCCTCCGGCACGCGGGCTCTCTCCGCGACGTTCGGCCCCTGGACGGGCCTCTACTTCCACAACGCGGGCGTGCCCACCGCCGGGCTCGAGTTCCTGGAGCTCCAGGTCCACGGCGGCGTGACGGCCAATCCCACCCTCACCGCGTATGCCAGCGTCGCCAACCAGGCGCGCCCCACGGTGGGCGTCAACCGGTACTGTGACGGCGGCACCATCAAGGCCGGAGCCTGGACGCGCTGCCGCGTGCCGCTGTCGGCGCTCGGCGCGGCCAACGTCACCCTGGACGGCATCGTCCTGATGGAGGGCGCCGGCCGCACGCTGCCGGTGGTGTACTTCGACAACCTCCGCCTCGGCGCCGCCGCGACCGCGCCGTCGGTGCCGGCCGGGCTGACGGCCACGCCGTCCGCCGTGGACGTCGCCCTGTCGTGGAACACCGTCACCGGCGCGACGGGCTACCACGTCTATCGCTCGCCGACGCAGACGGGCACGTACACGAAGCTGACCGCGGCCCCCGTCACCACCGCGGCCTACCGTGACGCCGCCGTCTCCTCCGGCGCCACGTACTGGTACGCGGTGTCCGCGGTGGGCACCGGCGGAGAGAGCGCTCGCACCACGGCCATCTCCGTCGTCGTCCGGCCCCCGCAGCAGACGGTCAGCGTCGCCGTGACGCCCACCAGCGCGTCGCTCACCACGGGCGCCACGCGCGCCTTCACGGCCACCGTGACGGGCAGCACCAACACCGCCGTCACCTGGTCCGCCACGGGCGGCACCATCACCAACGCCGGCCAGTACACCGCGCCGGGGACGGCGGGCACCTACCAGGTCACCGCCACCGCCCAGGCGGACACCACCAAGAGGGCCACCGCCACCGTCACCGTCACCGCGCCCACGCCGGGTGGCACCGGCAAGTGGGTGTCCGGCTACTACACCGGCTGGAACGCGGACATGTACCCGCCGGAGAAGGTGGACTTCAGCGCGATGACGCACATCATGGTCGGCCGCGCCACGCCCCGCCCGGACGGCACGCTGAGCACCGCCTTCGACAACTCGAATGGCCCGGCCATGGCGCGCACGCTGTCGACGCGGGCCCACGCGGCCGGACGCAAGGCCATCATCATGGTGGGCGGCGCCGGTGAGCACGCCAACTGGGTGGGCGCGGCCTCCAACGCGAACCGCGCGAAGTTCGTGCAGAACCTCCTCTCCGCCATGGACAGCCTCGGCTACGACGGGCTCGACATCGACTGGGAGCCCGTGGAGGCGGCCGACAAGCCCAACCTGCTCGCGCTGGTGAAGGAGCTGCGCGCGGCCCGGCCCAACATGCTGCTCACCTTCCCCATCGGGTGGATCAACACCAACATGCCCGGTGACGCGGACCCCTGGTTCGCGCAGCTGGCGCCCTACCTGGACCAGATCAACGTCATGTCCTACGAGATGATTGGCCCGTGGGACGGCTGGCAGTCCTGGTACACCTCCGCGCTGTACGCGCACGCCGGCAACCGCCCCACGTCCGTCTCCGCCAGCCTCCAGGGCTGGGCGAACGCGGGCATCCCCAAGGCGAAGCTGGGCATGGGCATCCCCTTCTACGGGATGGCCTGGCGCAACATCACCGGCCCCTACCAGAACTTCACCAACTGGTCCGACTACGTGGGCAGCGACAACTCCTTCACGTACAAGAAAATCCTCCAGCTCTCCGCCTCCGGCACGTACCAGTGGGACGCGGTGGCCGGCGCCAGCTGGGTGAAGTTCAACACGCCCGTGGAGGACGGCACCGTGCGGTGGATTTCCTATGACAGCCCGCAGGCCATCGCCGCCAAGGGCGCGTACGCCCGCGACAACGGCTACGGCGGCACCATCATCTGGACCATCAACCAGGGCTGCACCGACCCGGTCACCGGCGCCAACCCGCTGCTGAGCGCGGTGAAGGACGCCTTCCTGAAGTAGCGGAAGTCCCCAGTCCCGGGCTGGCGCAAGCGCCGGCCCGGGACACAGCCGCCACACCCGCTGGCGGAGCGCCTCCCCACCCCTCTCCTGAGCGGCGAGGGGACGCCCGCCCGGCCGCTCCCACAGGCGTTGGGCGCACACGGCCATCGGACGGCCGGCAGCGATGAAAGGTGGCCACGGCACGGTTGTGTGTTCTCCTCAGCGACGGACGAGGAGAACATTGGACGACAGCCACGACCTCGCTTCGGGCACCGGGGGCATCACCTACACCCGAGGTATGTCCCCCGCCCGGGACACGGAGGACCAGCTCCGGCTGCTCATCGCCAGCGTCACCGACTACGCCATCCTGACGCTCGATGAGCGGGGCTACATCGCCAGCTGGAACCCGGGGGCGGAGCGCATCAAGGGCTACCGGGCCGAGGAAATCCTGGGCCAGCACTTCAGCCGGTTCTACCCGCCGGAGGACGTGGCCCGGGGCAAGCCCCGATGGGAGCTGGAGCAGGCCGTCCGCAAGGGCCGCTTCGAGGACGAGGGCTGGCGCGTGCGCAAGGACGGCACCCGCTTCTGGGCCAACGTCGTCATCACCGCCCTCTTCGGCGAGGACGGGCTGCTGCGCGGCTTCGGCAAGGTGACGCGCGACTTCACCCAGCGGAAGGAAGCCGAGGAGCAGCGCGAGCTGGACCGCCTGCGCGAGGCCCTGCGCATCCGCGACGAGTTCCTGTCCGTCGCCTCCCACGAGCTGAAGACGCCGCTCACGCCCCTGCAGCTCAGGCTGACCAGCCTGCAGCGCACCCTCGAGAACAATCCGGAGTCCCTGTCCGGGGAGCGGCTGGCCCGGGACCTGGACGTCGCGAACCGCCAGGTGCGCAAGCTCGCGGACCTCATCGAGGACCTGCTGGACGTGTCGCGCCTCAGCGTGGGCAAGCTCCTGGTGGAGCCCGAGCCCGTGGACCTCACCGCGCTCACCCGCGAGGTGCTGGTGCGCTACGGGCCCCAGGCGGCGCAGGCCGGCTGCCTCATCGACGTCGAGGCCCCGGGGCCCATCGAGGGCCGGTGGGACCGGCGGCGGCTCGACCAGGCCGTGACGAACCTCGTCACCAACGCGATGAAGTACGGGGCCGGCAAGCCCATCCACGTCCGGGTCGGCGTGGACGAGGGCCTGGCCGTGCTGAGGGTGCGGGACGAGGGCATCGGCATCGCCCCGGAGCATCAGCACCGCATCTTCGAGCGCTTCATGCGCGCGGTCTCCGAGCGCAACTATGGCGGGCTGGGCCTGGGCCTCTTCATCACCCAGCAGATTGTCGAGGCCCACGGCGGGAGCATCGACGTCCAGAGCCAGCCGGGCCAGGGCGCGGCCTTCATCCTCCGGCTGCCACTCGCCCCTCCTCCGCGCGGCAACTGACGGGCCCGGCGCCGTCCGTTCCGCGACGTCACCGGGCCCCGCGCCTCATGGAGGACTCACTCCGCCGGGGGCATTCCCGGCGGCGTCACGACGTTCGTCCCCGGCGCGCCCTCGGGCAGCACGGCGTAGCGCAGCAGCAGCACGCCATTCTTGTAGACCTTGGTGGACAGCAGCTCGAGGCTCTTGAAGCCCTTCAGCTTCGAGGAGAGGGGGACACCCGAGCCCAGCAGCAGCGGGCTCAGCTTCACCAGCACCTCGTCGACGAGCCCCGCCTCCAGCAGGAGGGACGCGAGCTGGTTGCCGCCGCACAGGTAGATGTCCTTGCCCTCCTGCACCTTCAGCTCCCGGACGACGCCCGTGGCATTCTCCGAGACGAGCTTCACCTTCGGGTGCGGGCGCTCCTTCATGGTGCGCGTGAAGACATACGGCACCATGTTCGGATAGGGGTCCGCCGCCCCCTGCTTCAGGCCGAGCTCATACGTGCGGCGGCCCAGCAGGACGGTGTCGTACGTGGCGAAGGAAGCGATGTAGTCACTGATGTGCTCGCTGTCCTTCACGAGGCGCTCCTGCAGGAAGGCGCCGTAGCTGTCGTCCTCGTGGGCGATGAAGCCGTCGAGGCTGGAAGCGACGTGGTATTTGACTTTACGCATACAGAAAGCTCCAAAGGCTGCGCGTGCGCCCGGAACACAGGGCGACATGGGAATGGATTCGCTGCGGGACTCGGACGGGAGCCAGACACTCGGAAGGCAGCCCACGACGCAGCCACGGCCAGGTTGCCGGGGCGAAGGGGGCGGTCACGAAGCGCTGGTTAGCGGGAGGAGATCATGGGGCGACGCCGTGAGGCGCCGGAAGAAACAGTAACCACACCTTCCGTGCAGGCGCAACCCCAACCATCCGCAAGCTCGCACGGGGAGGCGCGTGAATATCTTCAATGGCAGTGCGTCCAGACAAGCGCGGCCCGATGAAACACCGCTGCCCCTGATTCCGCACACCCCGCCTCAATCCAAGGACTCCGCATGAACCCGCTGGCCCGCGCCGTGATTGCCTCTTCGCTGTTCCTCTCCTCCGTGTCCTTCGCGCAGGACGTGGAGATGAACATGGATGTGCAGGTCGACGACTCGGAGATGCCCTCGACCCGCATCAAGGTGAAGGGCATGGGTCCGAATGGCGAGGAGGAAGGCGTGGACATGAAGGTCCAGGCCGGCGGCAGCCACGTGGGCGTGGAGATGAAGGTGAAGGGTGGCGAGCGGCCCTATCCCGAGCGCGAGGAGAAGCGGGAGCGCCGAGACCGCCGCGAGGAGGTGCGTCACGAGGAGCGCGAGGCGCGGCCGGTGCGCGGCTACGCGTCCGAGCCCGCCTTCCGCGACTGTGGCACCGGCGAGGACCCGGGCTGCACCCTGAGGCGGGACGGCCAGCTCGCGATGGACGCGGAGACGTTCCGCGGCGTCCTGCAGGCGCTGAAGAGCACGGGCAACGAAATCACCCGCGAGGAGATGGCGGAGAAG of Pyxidicoccus xibeiensis contains these proteins:
- the radA gene encoding DNA repair protein RadA; translated protein: MAKAKTHYSCQACGYQTAKWLGKCPDCGAWSSLVEETEAKVDDKRPAWGASGGATRPVLLKEVSGETETRRRTGIAEFDRVLGGGVVGGSLVLLGGDPGIGKSTLLLAALDKLARHGPVLYVSGEESLRQTKMRAERLRVEGDAIHLFAETDAERVLAATEALKPQALVVDSIQTMYLPELGNAPGSITQVREVAGRLMAYAKRSGVPTFLVGHVTKEGSIAGPRVLEHMVDTVLYFEGERGHPFRILRAHKNRFGSTNEIGVFEMKGAGLVEVADPSALFLSERPVGKSGSVVTSTLNGTRPLLVEVQALVAPTGYGTARRTAIGVDGNRVALLAAVLEKKEEIPLVGCDLFVNVAGGMQLNEPACDLAVCAALVSSLQNRPLDAKTLVLGEVGLAGEVRAVGQVEPRLAEAAKMGFQRVVMPAGSARRLEKGASKMQVVGVETLGEALSAMFD
- a CDS encoding DUF4476 domain-containing protein, coding for MNPLARAVIASSLFLSSVSFAQDVEMNMDVQVDDSEMPSTRIKVKGMGPNGEEEGVDMKVQAGGSHVGVEMKVKGGERPYPEREEKRERRDRREEVRHEEREARPVRGYASEPAFRDCGTGEDPGCTLRRDGQLAMDAETFRGVLQALKSTGNEITREEMAEKMFKRNYLTAKQFGLVLDLFNNEITRLDVAKTAAPHVVNPQHSLGFASKWNNSISGDEYVELMTAQ
- a CDS encoding dihydrofolate reductase family protein, whose translation is MRKVKYHVASSLDGFIAHEDDSYGAFLQERLVKDSEHISDYIASFATYDTVLLGRRTYELGLKQGAADPYPNMVPYVFTRTMKERPHPKVKLVSENATGVVRELKVQEGKDIYLCGGNQLASLLLEAGLVDEVLVKLSPLLLGSGVPLSSKLKGFKSLELLSTKVYKNGVLLLRYAVLPEGAPGTNVVTPPGMPPAE
- a CDS encoding glycosyl hydrolase family 18 protein yields the protein MLAVGVQAAACGGASEFQGMTPEGAAPEVPAPEASPPDATLRTVEAAAVGDTTLYADALGTGWADWSWATRNLAVTTPVASGTRALSATFGPWTGLYFHNAGVPTAGLEFLELQVHGGVTANPTLTAYASVANQARPTVGVNRYCDGGTIKAGAWTRCRVPLSALGAANVTLDGIVLMEGAGRTLPVVYFDNLRLGAAATAPSVPAGLTATPSAVDVALSWNTVTGATGYHVYRSPTQTGTYTKLTAAPVTTAAYRDAAVSSGATYWYAVSAVGTGGESARTTAISVVVRPPQQTVSVAVTPTSASLTTGATRAFTATVTGSTNTAVTWSATGGTITNAGQYTAPGTAGTYQVTATAQADTTKRATATVTVTAPTPGGTGKWVSGYYTGWNADMYPPEKVDFSAMTHIMVGRATPRPDGTLSTAFDNSNGPAMARTLSTRAHAAGRKAIIMVGGAGEHANWVGAASNANRAKFVQNLLSAMDSLGYDGLDIDWEPVEAADKPNLLALVKELRAARPNMLLTFPIGWINTNMPGDADPWFAQLAPYLDQINVMSYEMIGPWDGWQSWYTSALYAHAGNRPTSVSASLQGWANAGIPKAKLGMGIPFYGMAWRNITGPYQNFTNWSDYVGSDNSFTYKKILQLSASGTYQWDAVAGASWVKFNTPVEDGTVRWISYDSPQAIAAKGAYARDNGYGGTIIWTINQGCTDPVTGANPLLSAVKDAFLK
- a CDS encoding PAS domain-containing sensor histidine kinase produces the protein MDDSHDLASGTGGITYTRGMSPARDTEDQLRLLIASVTDYAILTLDERGYIASWNPGAERIKGYRAEEILGQHFSRFYPPEDVARGKPRWELEQAVRKGRFEDEGWRVRKDGTRFWANVVITALFGEDGLLRGFGKVTRDFTQRKEAEEQRELDRLREALRIRDEFLSVASHELKTPLTPLQLRLTSLQRTLENNPESLSGERLARDLDVANRQVRKLADLIEDLLDVSRLSVGKLLVEPEPVDLTALTREVLVRYGPQAAQAGCLIDVEAPGPIEGRWDRRRLDQAVTNLVTNAMKYGAGKPIHVRVGVDEGLAVLRVRDEGIGIAPEHQHRIFERFMRAVSERNYGGLGLGLFITQQIVEAHGGSIDVQSQPGQGAAFILRLPLAPPPRGN